TTTTGTTCCGAGAGCAACGCGTGTTGATCCACGGGAATACCGACGAGAGCCCGCCATTGCGTTTCTGTTGGCGTTTCTCTGCCATGAGGGCCAATATATTGCGGACACGGGAAAAAACCCCTGTTTTGCCCCTCCGATTTTCCGCAAAATATAATATGCTAAGCGATATACAACTAAAATAAGGGTCCGCGACCCAGCCGGAGTTATAAACCGGCGGGCTGTTGTGGTGAAAACCCGAATAGGTTGCGGAATCCCGTAAAACGGGGCTTCCAGAATGGGCGATTTTGCGCAATCGGGGTTCAATTCCTCGAATTGCGCAGAATACCTATTCTGCGAAGTCTCCGATTTCAAATCAGAAGCAGAATTTTACTCCTCTGTTCTTTGAAAGGTTCTCCTGTAAGAGATGCCTGAATCAATCCGGAAAATCACACACCAAAAAGGGGATTATTCCAGATTAGTGAGAACTTTACCCACATATGTTGAGAACTACCAACAGAAACACGCTATAACCGTTTTTCATATTATCGTCGGATAATCATTCACTAGTTGAACAACAGGAACCAACCAGATATTCAAACCACACTGAACATCAGGACATATTGATCAAAATAATAAAATCAGACCGTAGAATTTTTGTCTAATTGTGATTTATGCCGATAAAGAGTAGTATACGGGATATCAAGGATACGCGAAATTGCTGCCAGGGAAATATCTTTATCCTGCAGTTCTTTCACTCGTTTCCAGGGAATTACCCGCTCTGGCCTCCCCAGATGCTTTCCCTCAGCCTTTGCCCGGGCCAGCCCCAGTTTTGTCCGTTCGATCAGATTCTCCCGCTCCCGATCCGCTACCCATGAGAAGATAGACAACATCAGATCCCGGAGTTTCTTATCATCAATACGACTCCAGGATTCTGCCGGTGAGAGAGACCAGACACGAACGCCGGATTCCTCAAGTATACGAACGGTATTGAGGGTTTCAAGAAAAGAACGCCCCAGACGCGAGATTTCAAAAACATATAATGTAACTAAATCTTCAGAAGCCCGGTTTTTTATCAGCTGCATCATCTTTGCATAGCCCTCGCGATCCTCTACCGGGGATATTCCAGAAATATGATCTACAAAGATGAGCTCACGAGATAGTCCTTCGGTCACAAGCAGATTGATCTGGTTCTCAACATTCTGATCTTCCCGGGAAACCCGGACGTACCCAATTTTTATCATAAGTCTTGCCTTTTGATAAAAATATATTATCAAAATGGTATAAATGTTTTGGTAATTTTAAACACTCGTTTTTGGTAAAGCAATTTTCACAAAAACACGCAAAAAGGGGGTTCTTTTCATTTGACAGGTATATTGAGTGCATAACAGAGAGAACGTCTCACCGGGACCCAATAGGAGGTTTTGCATTAAATTCCGTCGTAGACTGATATCAATACGACAGGGTACGGTGATCTCCTTAAAAAAATAGGTCCTGTAGAATTTTTGATATAAAAAGGATCTGTTGAAACCATAAGTTCTCCGGAAGATCTAAGAACAAGCGGCTCCCTGTAAAAATTATGGCCAACCAGAACAAGGAGCACTATATCTCAGATCAGAAGTATATTTGTTTTCTGACATCGTGCCAGAATGCAATTCGACAGACCGGGATCCCAGAATTCTCTTCACGGTTTTCGATGAAAGATTTCAATCAGTATCAGTTACTCACGTTACTTTTTATTCAAAGAATATCTCGGAGTTCACTATCGCGATTTTATGAAACTTATTGAGATAATGGACATAGTTCGGGAACAATTATCTCTTGATGAGATTCCCCATTATTCCACACTCTGCAAATTTTCAAAGGGCATTCCCTCGCAGGTATTAACCCAATTATTCCAAAAAGCATGTTCGTTCATGACAGCATGGAAGAACTCATCGTCAATTGTTGCAATCGATTCGTCGGGTTTTACACCAGATTCTGCCAGTACCTACTACACCATCAGGACCGAAAAGACCCGACACGAGTTTCTCAAAACTACAATCTCGGTAGATACGGCCTATAAATCCCTGATATCGTTTAATATCACTAATGGTCGTTGCCACGACTCACAAATTGCCCCGTTAATCCATCGGGCCTTATCGGGTGAGAAAAT
Above is a window of uncultured Methanoregula sp. DNA encoding:
- a CDS encoding recombinase family protein; translated protein: MIKIGYVRVSREDQNVENQINLLVTEGLSRELIFVDHISGISPVEDREGYAKMMQLIKNRASEDLVTLYVFEISRLGRSFLETLNTVRILEESGVRVWSLSPAESWSRIDDKKLRDLMLSIFSWVADRERENLIERTKLGLARAKAEGKHLGRPERVIPWKRVKELQDKDISLAAISRILDIPYTTLYRHKSQLDKNSTV